CAAAATATTGAACAATTGCATGGATCAATTAAAAAAAGTATTGAGAAATTCACTTAAATAAATACAAGTAAATCTGCAAAaaagaaaatttaaaaaatcCCTTGCCTCTTCGGTGTTTCTTATATCATCACAATATGGTAGGTAAATCATATGCATTCCAGGAGGCTCAATCTGACCACGGGTACTAATTATCTCATCCTGCATTTGTTCAGCAGAAAAAAGGAAATCACAGCAGCACTAATTGTTTTACAACATACGATGATGAAGGAAAGACGACTCCGGGAGAAGGGGCCCAGGGGATGAATGCTAAAATGGGAAAGAAACAGAAAATCCAGAGAGAAATTTGAGTTGTATAATCCAGCATTTCACAAATCACAACGATCTTAAGTGCTTAACATACATGAATATCAATTGTCTAAGAAATTCGGCATAAACAAAATAGGTTACTGGTATGATAGATGGTCTCTGAAGAAAATATGAAGCCTTTTTTGGTGCCAGCAAATAAAAGCTCATTTAGCTAACTATAATACTTTATACACTGACAAGACCTGTCCTTCATGTCTTCAATCTCTTCATCTTCCTTTTGGTTTAGAAAAGTAAATGCAGAATGTAAAACGACGCCGTGTTAATATCCGACCCAACATATACAATTCAGAGAAGAGCAAACCCAAAAGACCCACTTAAGCCCAGAAAATCCTCAACCCTGCTTACTTAAGTAGATCCATAGGAGGGCCAAATCCTCTCTAAACTAGTAGCAAAAAACTCCCTCCTGATGCAATAGTGTCTTTGGACTAGAGTTTTGAACCTTTCATGCCTTGGGAATTATGAAAAGTATGTTCACCATGTAAACCTGGAATTTACCTTTTACAGGAAATTTGAAACAATATAAATGAAGAGAAACTTACTTGAGCAATGAGTGCAACCAACTGAGGATGTGTTGAACTCCCAAAATATGCAACTGCAAAGCTGCGTTGTGAAGACTAAAAAGTAAAGACAGGAAAGCTATATAATAAGCCAGAAATCAAAGCTACATAAGTAATTTGAATTTCAGATGCTTATATGCAATAGGCAACATACATCAGTAGTCAAGAACTTATAAATTTCTCTTCAGAAAGCACAAGTTAAACGGGGTATATGCAAATAAAGACTATGAGCTATTACAACAAGATCACAGTAGAAACACCCAGTTAAGTGATGGCACACATCCACAAGAACAATTCAAGGGATTCTTAAAAAATTGAATGACTTCCTAGAAATTAATCAGGTGGGAGTCATCTAAATCCTACAAACAAGGCTAAAAAGAGTCAGCAAGGAATGAATCCCAGAAACTCATTATTGATTGGAGTCTTCCCTTTTCCATTCCCACCCCGTCAACAAGAGGCTCATTCACTCTAGAACTCATAACTAATCTGAGAACAAAAATCTGAAGACATTCCCAAATTTGGATGGTGAGACCATGAGATGCTTCCAGATCAACGTGGGGATCTGATTCTTTGACCTTTAGACTACCCACACACTTTGATTGTCTACTAACCCATTCAAAACTTAGTTATAGGATCCTTTCTCTCATAGGGGTTGACAACTCTCAGAGTCAACCACCAAACATTATCCATTTATGAGAAATGATATAATCCCTTTTTGACAAACACAAGCACAGGAACAGAGTCCCATTGAGAGGTAAAAGGAGCATCAGACTCAGACCAATGGAAAGTATGTAAAAGCTTTTCCATCCGAGGGAATGCAATAGTTGGCAGGCTCAAATTCTGTTACTTATATGACTGTTCTGTAAAAGACTAGGAGCTGTGTGATCAGTATGAACTTATGGCTGAATGATTAGAAAAAGACCACTGGGAGCCTAGCCATATTGAAACGTCAGTGTTGTGTGCATATATTGAATGAGACCAGAACCTACTGTAAACAAAAACAGTTCAGTAGTCTGATGCAAACCCCAAATAAGGCATTGACATATCAAAGGTGATCCAAGGAGGAAGTTGTCTGATAAGAGTAACCCATAGAAGTGCTTgcaaatattaataaaaatcacaaaaaaagaGCTTGACTCGTACTTATACTTACTCTAGTTATATTATTACAAATATTCTCTTTTGGAAAATGTATACTCTAAAGGTCTTTCACAAACATCTATAATGTTTCAAAAGATGACAATAAAATTGATGACAAGTTTCCGTCGCTTGCCTTAATCTAATATATCGGCAAGTTGAGACTAATGCGCCTCAGTCAAGGTGTTCTATGCATGGAAAATTACTACGGATTGCACAGAGATCTATGACTAGATTACGAAGATCAAGGAGTAGATTACTGACCGTCTAAGCCGCAACATAGATCTATGCAAAGCGATGAAGATCTTAGTGCTGCCAATCATTTCCTACAACGCATACCACATAATTACTGATGTTTTCTTGAAGAAAACCGAGAAACGAGAATCAGAAAAAGACCAGTGAAAAATTAGATAGATGATGAGTAAATAATGCCGCTTGCAAttcccgttgtcgtcccgttatctcttttgggtcaattggaaacaacctctctgcaatttcaggggtaaggttgcgtacacccgacccccccttaccccgcttcttgcgggagcctctttgaggcaatggggtaatgataatgataatgaatgagtAAACAATGCCCTCTTTTTTTTCCATGTTCATGATTTTGCTTGAGATGCATAAAAAGAGGTCAACGACGCACACATCATGCTTAACATACTAATATGAAAGAGGAATAAGCTCCCTCTGTTGATCAAGTCAAATAAAAGGGAAAACTTTTATATCTGATACTGCACAAAGCACCATGTAGTGAAAAGAATAACCTTTCTACTCCTAGTATGTATTCTTTTAATTGATATTTCTACTCCCACCTCATAAAATGATATTTGTACTCTTAATCTGTAATTTTTCACCTAACAAAAAGTAAATATCTCTCTCATGGTCCTCTCCATCATCTGAAACACTCTTTCCAGGGGATTAAATTGAGACCCAAAATAAGGAACGACAGAGAGACAAGACTGGATAAGTATGATCTGGCCCCTAGAAGAAAATTAACTCTTCACCAAACATCTAATATCTTAAAGGACTTTCctaccaattacattcaaaatgGCACTTTTCTTGAAATGATAATGCACAAACTTCCAGTCCCCCACCCTGCACCCGCAAACACTCAAACCCCCAAAAGTTAGACTCTTAATGACACAACTCGGCAGCTCGCAAATGAAAAGTGGTAGCAAGAGTAGAAGAATCCATATCTATTCATCAGACACCGATATAGTAAGCACAAAATTTGGAATAGTTAACTTAAGCTTCGAAGACAGCTCAAAACTTTGACAAAAGTCAAAAACTTCTGAAGGTCTCTATGATAGCACTCTTAACCGCTGGAAATAAAAAAGACTGTATCGTCCACAATCTCCATGTGAAAAACAATAAATTCACTGCTGACACAATAACTTTATCAAATTGAACATGAAGTAAGCTAGTAGAAAATACTTTTTGAAGCATAAAAATCAACTCAACAAAACAAAATCCTGAGGTTATTTGATCCAAATAAACTTAAACATCAGCCGAACAATGCATGCAAGAAAAACAGATCCCAAAAAGTGCACCAGGCCAAAAGTTTACATTATTGAAGTTACAACAGGAGAAATAATACGACAAAATGCTCAGCAGCAAAGATCAGTAAATTATATATACTGCAAAGGTAATGAAACTACCTCGTCAGTTGGAAATAAAAATGTTGAAGGCTTCAGATTATGATAATCCTTCAAGCAACTCAATGGCTTGAATCCAAGAAGACAAAGTTGTGTTGTAGAGACTCTTTTTATCTGTGATATCTCCTCCCTAGAAAACTTTATTTCCTGACTGCAGGGTACATTAATTCAAAGCATTCAATCACTGTAGTACGACTATATAAAAATCCGAAGAATAAAACTGCAGAACCATAATCAATGAGGAATGTACATGTCAACCACAATCCCTTTTAAATCCAGAAATACTGAATTACCCCTGGCTGAGTAGCTCAAATCCACAAAAACACAAACATATATTCAATATTACTGACCTAACTCACCCTGTTAAAataaaaagtactccctccgtcctaatTTAATCGTCACAATTTCTTTTTTAGTCCGTCCCAGTTTAGCTGTCACATTTCCTTTTATGGCATACACCCACTAATATTTTATTATCTCTCTCTTCCAACTATCAAAAGTTAGGGTCCCACTCCTTCTCTCGTTCAATTAAACTATTTCTCCACTATCTCTCATTACACCTACTTTTCTATTAAAATATACTAATAGATAAGGCAACATCTACTTATCGCAGAAAACTCTGTGAAAAAATTCATGCGACAATTAAATTGGGACAGAGAGAGtataaataagttaattatatGGACACTAAAGGAGTAAAAGCATGTTTAGTAACATCCAAATATTTGGACTtgaagagagaggagagagaggagagagaaaagaagagagagatggAAGCCAAAAAAGAAAATGACTTCATGAAAACCATTTTTGAAGACCAAAAGTTTGTATGTTGCTAAAAGTATTCTAAGGGAGTGTCACGACTGTCACCGTGACTCACCGCTATACAAAAGGCAGACTAGAGTTAGAAACACCAAGCCTTTTTACATACTACATAAGTGTTGAAGTCCGATACAAAAAGAGAACGGTGATACCAAGCATGGACTATGGAGGGGTGAAAACAATCATAACAGACTAAACTGAACGGTGATACCAAACATGGACTAgggccctgttctttagagctgaactgaactaaacttaacttaactgaatgctcctgaactgaactgaacttaactgaacttaacttaacttaacttaacttaacttaacttaacttaacttaacagaatatattaccgaaataaataataagtgaTAAGTGATAAGTGATGAGTGATAAGTGATAAGTGATAAGTGATAAGTGATAagtgataaatgataaatgataaataataaataataaattataaattataaattaataattaataaataataataataaatgttaattaataactaaagaataattattaattaataactaaataactatataataaataataataataatctgtaattgattactaaataattacaataaatgataagttttaataataaataattcatagttaatactccctccgtcccggaatacttgacctattttccttatcgggccgtcccttaatacttgacctgtttctaaaaatggaaatattctaacaatattatattatttctcattccacccctattaacccacctaccccctactccatacaaaaaataattaaaaattcaaccactactctcccccaaccccacctcttaacacacctcccactaactacattaaaataataccccactatcaactactacctattaaattaaataagtcaattcaagtcccttaaactctgtgccggtcaaaccgggtcgagtattccgggacggagggagtaactaataactaaataataataaataataatccgtaactaattaataaaaataataataaattatattaattattaataaataattagttataaacaataataataataagtaatataataatatgaatataaatataaataataagtaatataataatataataatataaatataaatataaataataagtaatacaataatataaataataatatacgtaatattattattaataataataataataataataataataatattaagttaaattgaattgaatcaaactgaactgaactgaatgctcctgaactgaactgaatgctcctgaactgaactgccaaataagtcctgaaactgaaattaagccaaaaagaatagGGCCTAGCACTCacttaaaataatcatttatgAACGCTTCTACAAAATCTAACCCGGTAAGATGGCATAAAAGTGAACTTGTAAACCTTACGGGAAAATATGAGTCCATCAAAAGTTTGTCAACTCCTTTCCTCCAAATGCATCATCAAATTGATAGAGGTACCAGCTTCCACACTTAACAATCTAATAATCCTACAACCCCATCTTTTCTAATCTACAAACAAATCGTCATCATTGCCTGGTTGAATCCAGCAAACTCTTCCTCGCTTACCCACTTGAGAAAAAGATAAGCTTCAATCCCTCCCACGGTAATTTCATTGTAAGTTCAATTATTGTGTAAAAGCTTCACTGAGAGAACAACTATGGGCGTCCAATCCCAAGACATGTCTCATAAAAAGAATTAAGCTCCCCAACAACAGGGATTGAAGAATTATCAAACCAATTTGGGAAAAGGCACTAACCAAGTGTAACGTTAACCTAATTAAAAGGAACTCCAACAAGCTAGCATGAAATGTTAACCATGCAGTTCCAAAGCTAAAACTTATGTAACTTTTTACTGATAAGAAGTGATGGTTATCAGGAAAAGAATGCTATGAAAACCAGCAGTCTCCAGGTAGGACTGGAGGATCATTAAATCAAAGATCAGTAAGAACTTACTTCCTATAAGGTAGAAACTGCTTGGGAGCTTCTTGAATAAGTGCACCGGTATCTGCACATATTAAGGACCTTTCTGTCTGCACAAAGTCAAAATACAAAACTTTGAGTAAACACTATGGATTCCTGTGGCAAGTATTCAATTTGCATTATTGATCCAAGAACATTACCGAAGGTTACATTCATCAACTTTATAAGTTTACAACTACGACAATTGAACGTCCAAAACACAAGATCTGCTTGATCAAACCATGAATTTTAAGAAGACACAAAAAAAGGAAGAGGATAACATCATAACACCATgttcatcaaaaaaaaaaaatatcaaagacaaagAAGATAAATCCCTATACATTATTAAAATTGGACACTCCTCTTAAAATCAAAACCAAACTAAAGATATTTCCAACTTTACTCTCCTGTCACTTCACCTACTTTTAATAAGTCACTTTCTCAACCGACCAAGGTAGTCAAACTGTCAAACCACGAACCAAATAATACAAAGAAGCAACTTAATTGTCAAGTTCACATAATTAGTTAAtggctaattttgtttaggaacATGATTAAACATCCCCAAGCTCTAAATCCTGTGGTACACTGAACAGAACATCACATTGATAGAAAGGGATTCTATCACATATCTTCTCAAAGCCCACTTTAACAATGGCTGAGGAATTTAGAGTTGGCGATTTTAGATCTAAAAAAATTGGAAATTTTTGTAATTGCAAATTTCATTTAAGATATCCCCCATTTTATGCTTATACCCTTTATTCTTCCAAATACAAAAGTAAAAATGATGCTTATGGACTGGTGCCCTTAGTTTTACGAGGCACGAGGTGCATGAAGGCACAAAAGTCCCTGAAGCCTAGGTGCAAGGCGAAGGCACACGCCTTTCGTACGCAAGGCgcacattttaaaaaaaaaattgtggtacttattttcggaaaaaaaaaaaatcaaaatagtaTTACTTGTTGTCACAAAGGGGTAAATTAGTACTTACAGTAACTTTTTAGTCATTGGCCATTTATTTAGATTCTTAAAATAAGTGCGCCACACCTTATATAAAACAGTTACTAAATAGAAACGGGAGGAGTTTACATGGCTTGTCGCTGGAAGAGACTAGGAAAAAATGGAAATTTTggggttttctctctcttcttttcacTATAGTAAATTCCAACTGTTGGGGAGCCATTAAAGTCATGTGGTTTTGGCCTTTAAAAGAAAATATTACTTCTCAAACAATTGGAGCCTTATACCATAAGGCGTTACGCCTTGAGCCTAGGAAAAAGTGCAAAGGAGAGCGCCTTTTGGAGGGCGCCTAGCCTGTCATGGGTAGGCACTAGGTGCCAGATACCAGTTATGATGGTAGTTATTAAATTTGCTCAAACTCTCAATCTTATCTTTCACCCAAGCTCGTGACTTCCATGAACCGTAGGCCATTGCACATAGTATGACattaaagaacaaaagaaagatACATGTTGAACTTCAGGTATGCCAAAACTCAAGGAAGTGAAGAAACGATCTAGAAATAGATAGCAAAAGCTGCAAAACTACCTTGAGAGGAAGATTGCTTGTAGAATCCAGCCAAGTAATACTTCCTGGAAATCCAAAGCAGGGGACAATATTATGCGCTAACCAAAGAAAGAAGATAAATTTTGAAAGAGAATACTTAAAGATTATGTTGACGGAGAAACCTGGAACAGTAGGACGAAGTAGAGCATATGCACTCAGTTGTATGGATACACCATTCGCAATAGACAACGAATATGTTCTGTATCTGCGTTTCTTGAACATACGCTTTCTTAGTTGGTCCTTCATGTCTTGCAATCTGCAATTTCATGAATACATGAGATCAATCAATTAATTTGTGTTCTGGTTTACAGTAACAACTTGTCAAAATACATTAGATCAGGTAGTTGAATgtgaatttatttttcaatttttttgtttggttTAGTTTTGGGGATTTTTAGAAATGACCTCCCTAATCACTTGATGGTGCTTAAAGCTCTTTTGCTAAAGATTATGATCAACTGCACGATTAAGATTAGATTGAGGGGGTATATACGTTGAAGAAAAATGATTTCTAGAATTCAAGATTGATTTTGTTGTCCTGCTCGTAGTTATAAATGGTGCACAACgccaaaataattttttgaacGAAGAAATCAATGTGATTTGAGGTGATTATCATTCATGTTTATGGGGTTTGATTTGTCGTAATTCTATTTATGAAGTGTTAATACTGTGTTCAGAATTTGATCTTTAAATATTGAACATTCTGATAGAAAAAGCTCCAAAGAATACACGCATGAGAGTATTCATGAAGAATCTCACTCTCACCACATAATTGAGTAGAAAACGAAAAGGAAACGAACCTTCCCAACataaagttcatcaaaggtaATAAAAATATCAAATGCTATATTAGTATATTACAATAGTTTATCCATATCGTCGATCGAGCAAAAAAGGTTAAAAGATCCAGGAAAAGGTTTTGATCTCAAACCTCTCAATGGACGAGGGAATGAAATCAGCTAGAGCATCACCCTCCAATCCAAGCATGTCCTAAGCGAGCAGTGGTTTTCATGTAAATTTGTGAAACAAAGAAGCTAATGAAGAAAATTAGAAGGAAAGACATTCACATACAGCGTAGAAATGGGACATGCTGAAGTGCCTATCAGGATTACTCAGAGGAAGAAGTTCGATCGAGATACCAAGATCTTGTGCATCCTAAAGAAATGCAAAACAGTAATATATCAGAGCAATATCTTAGCTAAACAAGATAGTTGCTGAATAGATACCGAAGATTCTTACTTTAGCTCTTTGCAAAGTAGTCCTAGTCATGTCTAACTTTGTTACTCCCTTCAAAGTCCCAAATGGATCATCCTCATTTGTGAACAGAAGCATACGCTTGTCAGCTGTCTTTGCAGATCTAAAGAGAAAACCCTTTAGTTACATGTTTGGTTCAAGACAAAGAGGTTTCACATATTGTAATAGTGTAATGAGCTAATTCCAGAAACTTATAAGGGGCTAAGGGCATTgagcaacaacaataacaaactGTTCAGAAGAAAATATTACCCTTTGCGAAGAAGTGCTTGAGCAACCCAAAGGGCATTGTAGAGAGAATTCTCCCGTGATCCAGGCACAATGCCATACTGGCTTCCAATCTTTTTCACGAATGATTCTGCATGAACACGTAGATCGAGTGATGCAAGGGTGCTGATCAAAGAGGTTCCCAACTAACTAATGCTCTACTATCATAAATAAAAAGCAACAAATGTCACTCTGCATCCATCTAACCCACACATTTCGTTCCCAAATCACTAAAAGTAGTGTAAAACTCTGGCTAAGATGAACCCTCCACAAAACATCCAGCAATCCATGCACACCAAATACTAAAAAATGCAGTGAACAAGTCAATCTGGAGAGCCCAAGTTAGACAAAAGAACATGTTTCTTCAGACATGGTCAATTGAGTATAGCAAATGTAATACAGCTTTCTATATTGATTATCCtcttatactacctccgttttccTGATTTCTACTAAGTTAGCGAAGCAACAGAAACAAGGCAACTTCAAATTGGGACCACCAATTGGGTATTTAACATGTAGGAGGAGAGAgataaagagtaagaaaattaTTAAATATGATTGGGTCCCATAAAGTGGGATTGGAGATgataaaatatgaataaaacATTGAcataaatggaataaagtaaaaGTGAGTAGAAGTTAGGAAAACACCACAAAGCGGAAAGTGAGTAAAACTTTGGAAAACACCTCAAAGCGAAAAGTGAGTAGAACTTAGGAAAACAGATGAGTACTGTTTTATCTTCTTGTAACTAGAGAAAAGGTGGAGAACATAAAAGCATGAGGCAATTAAAATAATGGCATGTCAAACCAAAATACAAAATAGAGGGCCTACCCTCAATTTGATCAAATTCTTTTATTAGCCTGGCTGTTGGCCTGCCAAGACCATCTTCGCCAGCACTAAATTCAAAAACGCCATTTATATCCTGCAAATTCTTCTTTTCTCGCTGCAACCAATGAAAaccaaattttgaaaaataaaacacAAGATAATAAAAGCATAGTTCAGATTGAAGCACGTAGAACACATTCAATTCTTGCTACTTACAATGGCCTAAATATTCCACAAATTATTCAGCCATTATGATCACACACAAGTACGCTCACTGAACATGTAATATGATTGTGAGACTCTGCGGTAAACAaagaacacacaaaaaaaagttGACAAATCACTAAGAAATAACAGCAGTTCCTATATGATTTACGCAAAGCTATTACTGGAAAACACATAATGATGCATAAATTATGTGACTGATATTTGCAGTGCCATTGTCATAGTTGTTCCTCCACAACCATGATTTTCTTCCCTCTAGTTATGATATTCCACATGATACATAATACACTACACTCAGACTTCAGATAGTACCAAAACAAGTGAGGATCTCTTTTACAAAGAGTCCTAGATTTCATTACACAGCGAACAGCGACAAAATATCCACATTCAGTCTTAGACTCTTAAAGCGAACAATCTTTCTATAAAATCTCCAATTCCAGTCCCTAACTCTTGAAGTCCTTACAGGAGTTAAAGGATGCAGGCACACGGCAACAggaaattgaattatcatggcAAGGTAATGATACTTTTAAAAGCATAAATCGTGTTGTAATATTAAGCCAACACGTCTCATGTAAGTACTAGAGAAACTCTTACAGTGTTGAAAAAGCATATTGCAACTTCGTCGTACGAACTATTAATAATACGATTCTTCAATGACTCGGAGATACAACTAATAGCCATTTGAAAATGAGTCTGATCATTTTGATCCTcctgcaaaaacaaaaattagatagttataaaaacaaaaataatacttCATCAGTTCTTTTTTAGTTGAAACACTTTATTTTGACACACATATTAAGAAAATGTGACAAAGGTAAAATACAATAATATCCCTACCCACTGACACACTAACCATGTAACTCACATACCCACATACCATGTAAGGGTGAAATAGAACATTTACATTACAAAACTTACCAAAACATAACTAGTGtgacaactaaaaagaactttcCCACAAAAGAGAGTGTGTCAactaaaaatggaggaagtacaaaGTAGCTAAATGTAGGATCATCTCCATTTCCTTTCATCAATTTCACATCTTAAAGATGACAACTAAGTTAGGTAAAATACAAATTCCCACAATAACCCCATATTTTCCCCTTCATGCATTCCCCACTGTTGATCTAGGAAATGTATCCTCCATTTCCCATTCTAAGATTCCTAGCTCGCTAAATGGGTAGGCTATCAACCAACCAAGACTGTCAGACACGGTAAATAACATCATGCTCTACACTAGTTTGAAGCATTCAAGGTATCCAACTCTTTTATAGCCCTAAATCAAACATTACTTTATCAATGCCATAAAAGCAGACTTTACTAAAATAATGGTACAAAGTCTCATTTTCATAGTAGTTTGTTATTTGATGTGTAATTGAATAGGATCGTTTTTCGAATGAGTTGAGTTGCAAAAGAAACGAAACATCCGCAATACTACTCTCACTAAGAAAGTCTGATTTTGATTCAATACTCAATCATGCCTCCAATGGATGGCAAATAGTGCTTTTTATGCTCAATCATTAGGGAAATGTTACAAGCTATCAATAAACCCTTAAACTTCCCTAAAAACACTCCTAATCAAGTGTTACATGCCAAAATAGCATGGTAACTCCTTTTACAAACAAACAATGTCCAGATTAAAGCACACTTA
This genomic stretch from Spinacia oleracea cultivar Varoflay chromosome 3, BTI_SOV_V1, whole genome shotgun sequence harbors:
- the LOC110806053 gene encoding ATP-dependent DNA helicase 2 subunit KU70: MELDPDEIFGDDEDDSQPNLQERESSKEYVVYIVDASPKMFSTTCPGEDQNDQTHFQMAISCISESLKNRIINSSYDEVAICFFNTREKKNLQDINGVFEFSAGEDGLGRPTARLIKEFDQIEESFVKKIGSQYGIVPGSRENSLYNALWVAQALLRKGSAKTADKRMLLFTNEDDPFGTLKGVTKLDMTRTTLQRAKDAQDLGISIELLPLSNPDRHFSMSHFYADMLGLEGDALADFIPSSIERLQDMKDQLRKRMFKKRRYRTYSLSIANGVSIQLSAYALLRPTVPGSITWLDSTSNLPLKTERSLICADTGALIQEAPKQFLPYRNQEIKFSREEISQIKRVSTTQLCLLGFKPLSCLKDYHNLKPSTFLFPTDEEMIGSTKIFIALHRSMLRLRRFAVAYFGSSTHPQLVALIAQDEIISTRGQIEPPGMHMIYLPYCDDIRNTEELHMDVTFTTPRASNEEIQKAVALMKRVDLRDFSVCQFSNPALQKHYAVLQALALEEDEIPEIKDETLPDEEGMARPGIVNAVEEFKLAVYGEKYEEGESNNISEASRKRKAIAGKAAQESANYDWEDLAENGKLKDLTVSELKFYLAAHRLPVTGKKEALISRILTHMKK